From a region of the Pseudoxanthobacter soli DSM 19599 genome:
- the rph gene encoding ribonuclease PH, protein MTTSRPSKRAADELRSVTLERGVTRHAEGSCLVKFGDTHVLCTASLEEKVPPWLRGGGRGWVTAEYGMLPRATHERTRREAAAGKQSGRTQEIQRLIGRSLRAIVDLEALGERQITVDCDVIQADGGTRTASITGAWVALHDCIAWMKARGMVSRPVLTDHIAAISVGIHGGRPVLDLDYVEDSAAETDANFVMTGSGGLVEIQGTAEGKPFSRDEFLAMLDLAEAGTRRLVELQKLAIL, encoded by the coding sequence ATGACGACGTCCCGCCCTTCCAAGCGCGCCGCAGACGAACTGCGGTCCGTGACCCTCGAGCGGGGCGTCACGCGCCATGCGGAAGGTTCCTGCCTCGTGAAGTTCGGCGACACCCATGTGCTGTGCACCGCGAGCCTTGAGGAAAAGGTGCCGCCGTGGCTGCGCGGGGGTGGCCGGGGCTGGGTGACGGCCGAATACGGCATGCTGCCGCGCGCCACCCACGAGCGCACCCGCCGTGAGGCCGCCGCCGGCAAACAGTCCGGCCGCACCCAGGAAATCCAGCGCCTGATCGGCCGCTCGCTGCGTGCCATCGTCGATCTCGAGGCGCTCGGCGAACGCCAGATCACCGTCGATTGCGACGTGATCCAGGCGGACGGCGGCACCCGCACCGCCTCGATCACCGGCGCATGGGTCGCGCTTCACGACTGCATCGCCTGGATGAAGGCGCGCGGCATGGTGAGCCGGCCGGTGCTGACCGACCACATTGCCGCCATCTCCGTCGGCATCCATGGCGGCCGGCCGGTGCTCGATCTCGATTATGTCGAGGATTCCGCCGCCGAGACCGATGCGAACTTCGTGATGACCGGTTCCGGCGGCCTCGTCGAGATCCAGGGCACCGCGGAAGGCAAGCCGTTCAGCCGCGACGAATTCCTGGCGATGCTCGACCTCGCCGAGGCCGGCACCCGCCGCCTCGTCGAGCTCCAGAAGCTCGCGATCCTCTGA